AACGCATCACAAACAGTAACAATAAAGACGCACAAAGTCTTATATCCCTTCATAGCGAGACTTTCCCTGAATATGAAAGGTTTCAGGAAACACCATTGTTGGCAAATCTGATCGATAATGCACCATCCATGCAGTTCAACGGCATCTACGACGATGAAAAATTGGTCGGATTCTTCATTTATTGGAATCTGGATGATTCATATTATATCCATTTTATAGCTGTTTTTCCGGAAATGCGAAATCGAAAAATAGGACAAAAGGTATTGGATTGGGTTTCAGTGAATCTACATTTT
The nucleotide sequence above comes from Bacteroidales bacterium. Encoded proteins:
- a CDS encoding GNAT family N-acetyltransferase; amino-acid sequence: MNLKRITNSNNKDAQSLISLHSETFPEYERFQETPLLANLIDNAPSMQFNGIYDDEKLVGFFIYWNLDDSYYIHFIAVFPEMRNRKIGQKVLDWVSVNLHFPVFLESEIPYDEITTRRLNFYKRNGFKELASDPAILADVRRGGHELWLMGTQEVDDLTPYLIKIRDKVYYATGE